Proteins encoded together in one Xiphophorus maculatus strain JP 163 A chromosome 13, X_maculatus-5.0-male, whole genome shotgun sequence window:
- the pag1 gene encoding phosphoprotein associated with glycosphingolipid-enriched microdomains 1 — translation MAPVLSGVRWLSEAGVVGSGTAAATGATYWPQSEQLVLVVTLSIVTGLFLLSVLLGLCASCRGQKKIINGTTTGDQENLVNGVSEKEMVSQSADSPVTDAAVSSSHNGPLTSGTILSDTQDTSPQLSEELLSSQSELRSSKCHQDRELPSLPPGSAPMEDRPPASGDSTYEVVKEMEVASRDVSVEDSLYETVKEIKDTSVQPCLANGTVQPSPDEPPPQPPALVNGHPSPCTPERVPLSEGVEYASVDLRKKSRHSADMDAKRRSDNAAILSLKPAEEPEEEPPPPVPKKVLDENDNQPAVMNGVEGSGLDNGELNSLSPPPEFEDHPQSDNESPLYSTVNKTNCNQAFSEDDKEHDYSSIAEIKGIVPNSSSSDLYATVHDIYAQPDESQAGEEPPMDSSDPGYESVRIPKTSSFDDNHGAGNGKPEPDYESVGELGLSQEMSRL, via the exons ATGGCTCCAGTGTTGAGTGGAGTGCGGTGGCTTTCGGAGGCGGGAGTTGTTGGGTCAGGGACGGCAGCTGCCACTGGCGCCACGTACTGGCCGCAGAGTGAGCAGCTGGTGTTGGTCGTCACACTCAGCATCGTCACCGGCTTGTTTCTGCTCTCTGTGCTGCTTGGTCTGTGCGCCAGCTGTCGGGG gcagaagaaaataataaatggaacTACTACAGGAGATCAAGAAAACCTTGTAAATGGA GTGTCGGAGAAGGAGATGGTCAGCCAATCAGCAGACAGTCCAGTGACTGACGCAGCAGTCAGCAGCTCTCACAACGGTCCTCTAACCAGCGGTACAA TCCTCTCAGACACACAAGACACCAGCCCTCAGTTGTCCGAGGAACTGCtctccagccaatcagagctcagGTCCTCTAAGTGTCATCAGGACCGAGAGCTTCCCAGCCTCCCTCCTGGCAGTGCCCCCATGGAGGACAGACCCCCAGCCTCAGGAGACAGCACTTATGAG GTGGTGAAGGAGATGGAGGTGGCATCCCGCGACGTCAGCGTTGAGGACTCGCTCTACGAGACTGTCAAGGAGATCAAAGACACCTCAGTGCAGCCTTGCCTTGCTAACGGTACCGTCCAGCCGAGCCCCGATGAACCTCCACCTCAACCTCCCGCCCTCGTCAATGGCCACCCCAGCCCCTGCACCCCAGAGCGGGTGCCGCTGAGTGAAGGGGTCGAGTATGCGTCTGTTGACCTGCGAAAGAAGAGCCGACACAGCGCTGACATGGATGCCAAAAGGCGCTCCGATAACGCCGCCATTCTCTCACTCAAACCTGCGGAGGAGCCAGAGGAGGAGCCGCCGCCGCCTGTACCGAAGAAGGTTCTCGACGAAAACGACAACCAGCCAGCGGTGATGAATGGTGTGGAAGGGTCTGGGCTGGACAATGGAGAG TTAAACTCCCTGTCTCCTCCACCGGAATTTGAAGACCACCCACAATCAGACAATGAA TCACCGCTGTACTCTACTGTTAATAAGACGAACTGCAACCAGGCTTTTAGCGAGGACGACAAAGAGCACGACTACAGCAGCATCGCAGAGATCAAAGGTATTGTCCCGAACTCGTCCTCCAGCGACCTCTACGCCACGGTTCATGACATCTACGCTCAACCTGATGAGTCCCAGGCAGGCGAAGAGCCCCCAATGGACAGCTCAGATCCCGGCTACGAATCAGTCCGCATCCCAAAGACTAGTAGCTTTGATGACAATCACGGAGCCGGGAACGGCAAACCAGAGCCTGACTACGAAAGCGTGGGAGAGCTGGGTCTCAGTCAGGAAATGTCCCGTCTTTGA